From the genome of Nicotiana tabacum cultivar K326 chromosome 17, ASM71507v2, whole genome shotgun sequence:
ATGCCACACATTCTTATGATTCAACTGCACTATATAGTGCTAAACCTAGTTTTAATCCAAAATATAGGAAGAATTACAATATTCAGTATGAATTTTACAAAATGAAGGGTCACAGTAAAGAAAACTGCTACAAAATAATAGGTTATCCATCAGAtcataaattcaaaaagaaagagGGAGCTGGTGTTTATAATGCAATAGTCGAACCTGGATATACTATGCCTATGTACTCCAATCATGTCTCACACCAGGCTTCTCAGCAAACTTCAATGCCTCATTTGCCTACATATCAAAAGCCTCAACAGATCATGAATCAAGGAGTTGAATTTTCTCAAGCTGTGAATCAGGCACAGGGTCATTCTGGCACTCTAGCAGGATCCTCCCCTATACAGGCAAAAAGACCTTACACAGTTTCCTCTCCACAGACTCAAGGAAGTGTGTTCCCTTTCACTAAAGACCAGTATGATCAGATAATGCACATTCTGAACAATTCAACTTTAACTTCCTCTACTCAAGCAAATGTGGCAGGTACTAGCACTGCTCTCTTAGCATCTACTAGTCCACAAGAATGGATTATTGATACGGGAGCAACTAATCATATGGTGTCAGATGCTAACTTGCTTACTAAGACCTCTATAGTTACTCCTTCTAAGCCTAGGACAGTCTTGTTACCTAATGGAGATGTCACTCCAATGACTCACACTGGTGACAACAATATTTCAAACAGAAGCACACTTAAAGATGTATTTTATGTACCTCGGTTCAAGTTCAACTTATTATCAGTCTCCAAAGTGATAAGAGATCTTAAATGCATTGCTTTCTTTTATCCTGATTTCTGTGTCTTTCAGGATCTCTTCAGTGGCAGGGTGAGGAAGATTGGTAGAGAAAGAGATGGTCTATACTTTCTGCAGAAATATGGTGGAAAGATGCTCACTGCATTATCATTAGCTACTGCTGGAATAAAGTCAAGACAAGGTGACACTACAATTGATGTTGCCTTGTGGCATAAAAGACTAGGGCATGTATCTAGTATTGTTCTTAGAAAATTGTTTGCTGCCAAACTAGCTAGTATCAATGACACTATCAATAAGTGCAGTGTATGTCCTTGTGCTAGGCAAACCAGGCTATCATTTCCTTTTAGTTGTATTAAGACTATAGCTGCATTTGATCTAATACATCTTGATGTTTGGGGTCCATATAGTTGTGCAACTTTTGATGGTAATATATATTTTCTGACTGTTGTTGATGACTTTTACCAGGAtgacttagtttttttttttttactgaaaCTCAAATCTGATGTATGTGTGGTACTTACTCAGTTTATTGTGCTCATTCAAACTCATTTTAACAAAGTTGTAAAGGCAGTCAGGTCAGACAATGGCTCTGAATTTGTCAACTCTACCTGTACCAGATTGTTTTAGAAGTATGGTATCATTCATCAAAGAACATGTGCCTATACTCCTCAGCAAAATAGAGTTACTGAGAGAACGCACAGGCACATCCTAGAAGTCACACGAGCTTTAAAGTTTCAGGCCCATATTCCTATCAAGTATTGGGGGAATTGTGTGCTTGCAGCAGTGTACTTCATAAATAGGATGCCATCTTCTGTTCTTCATGGCCTTTCTCCTTTTGAACTATTGTATGGTAGAACACCTAATCTGGGTCACTTCAGAATTCTTGGATGTCTGTGCTATGCCACTAAAGTTCATGAAACAGACAAACTCCTGCCCAGGGCTAAGCCAGTTGTTCTCATGGGCTTCTCTGATACTCAGAAGGCCTACATTCTACTGGATCTCACTTCTCATTATTTTTTTATCAACAAGGATGTATCATTTAGGGAAGATATATTTCCCTTCAAAGACATCACAGATACATCACCACCTATTTTCTTGCCTCCTGAATTGTCCAGTTCCAGTGAAGAGCAACCTTTACTTCCTCTTGTTCCTGCTAGGCATGAGTCTACTGACTCTTCTTCTCTACACTAATCTGCAGCAGATGTGATGCCTTCTATTCCTCCTTCTATGCTTTCTCAACTCTCCACTGGTCTGAGGAGATCTTTGAGGACAAGGCAGGATCCCATTTGGATGAAGGACTTTGTGTCACAACCTGGACATAAATCTATTCCCTAATCCATTGCTAACTATGTGTCCTATGATAGAATTTCTCCCAAATATCAGGCATATTTGACTGCATTCTCTACAATACAGGAACCTACTTCTTTTGAGCAAACTGCTCAAGATCCTAGGTAGGTTGAAGCTATGCAAACTGAAATTATTGCACTAGAATCCAACCACACCTGGGATGTGGTGTCCTTACCTGAAGGCAAGGTGCATATTAGTTGTAAGTGGATCTATAAGGTGAAGTACAAAGTTACAGGAGATGTGAAGAGGTTCAAAGCCAGGCTCTTGGCTAAAGGGTACAACTAATAGGAGGGGATTGACTACCAAGAGACATTTAACCAGTTGTTAAGATGGTTACTGTAGAACCATTCTAGTTGTGGCTGCCTCTGAGCAGTGGCACATTCACCAAATGGATGTGTACAATGCTTTTCTTCAGAGAGATCTCTATGATGAGATATATATGACCTTACCTCAGGGCTTTCAGAGCTAGGAGGAGACAAGACCAGCATGTAGACTCTTGAAATCCCTGTATGggcttaaacaagcacccaaacagtGGAATGCTAAGCTATCTGAGGCACTTCTGGGACTTGGCTTCATGCAAAGCCAACATGATCACTCATTGTTCATCAAAGGGTTAGGGGAACATATCATAATCATcatagtatatgttgatgatatgatAATCAATGGGCCTAATTTGATACTAATAGCTGAGATGAAGACCAAGCTGCAGCTGAACTTCAAAATGAAAGATCTAGGGGTGCTTAAATACTTTTTTGGCATTGAGTTTGCCAGGTCGCAGAGAGGCATCCTGATGCATCAAAGGAAGTACACTCTAGAGCTGGTTTCTGAGCTTGGATTAGGAGCTGCAAAACACGCAGCAACACCTATTGAAGCCAACATCAAATTGACCACTAAGGAATATGATGAACATACTAGTAGCTCTAGTGCAACTGATGATGAAGTGTTAACAGACACCAGCCAATATCAAAGATTACTAGGAAAACTACTCTACCTGACTGTCACAAGGCCAGACATAGCATATAATGTTCAGACACTAAGCCAGTTTATGCATAAATCAAAAAGATCTTATTTGGAAGCTGCTCAAAGGGTGGTTAGATGTGTGAAGAATCAACCAGGTCAAGGCATACTGTTATCTAGCAAACAGAGAAATATTATCACTACATATTGTGATGCAGAATGGGCAGCCTACCCTATCACTAGGAAGTCAGTAACAAGATTCTtcatcagatatggtgattccaTGATATCCTGGAAGTCCAAGAAACAAAGCACCATTTCTAGGAGTTCTGCAAAATCTGAGTACAGAAGTATTGCATCAACTGTagctgaattggtgtggatacttGGTTTGTTCAAAGACATTGGTATAGAAGTTGGCCTCTCTGTGAACATCTACACTGATAGTAAATCAGCAATTCAAATAGATGCTAATCTAGTGTTTCATGAACGAACCAAACATATTGAAATAAACCTTCACTTTATAAGGGAGAAGATACAGAATAGTCTGGTACGAACAGAATATGTAGCTACAAAGGAGCAGTTAGCAGATTCTAACCAAAGGTCTATCACGAGCACAAGACGAGCATTTGTTGTCCAAGCTAGGTGTACTTGATGTCTTCCTACCAcctagcttgagggggagtgttgagaCAAAAGACGTAACTTGAGTAAGGGGTAGTTTAGTCTATTTATGTGTTAGCAGATTAGTGCATTAGTTAGTTAGTTAATAGAGCATGTGATTGGTTAGAGAGGTGGTTAGAGTAGTTAGTGgagttgtgtatatatatacatgttgCTCAAGTAATGCAAAGTAGAGCATTTATTTCTTTCACTGTTGCATTCATCTCGTTGCtcttcctctcttctctctctcttctcccTCGTCAGTTAGggtttatctctctctctctctctctctctctctctctctctctctctcaatctctATTTCAGCAAATATGATTAGAAATGGATTAcaatcacttacccaaggtttgtaggtgaaaatcccctctccatatcgcctcctaccgagtctagggttcaaaattgAGAGAATAAGTTCAAAAATCCCGTCTCCCAACCCTTTAACCAtatgcagatatcgcatttgagACTCAGGGTTCACATATGCGAACCCCCGCACTTGTGGaccagggctcgcatttgcgaaccctgataGCCTTATgcatcatcgcatttgcgagaaagaggcttcgcaattgcgaagctggaaatatcgcaaaagcgaacaaatgttcgcaattgcgaacactatCCAATTTCTTCTACCTTCATAAATGCGAAggggaagtcgcatttgcgacaactgTCCCTTTTCTGTCacctttgcaaatgcgaccctggtgttcgcatttgcgacaccataGCACAAGACACCTGATTTTATCATTTTCAGTCCAAACCACTCCGGAACATGTCGagaactcatccgagccctcggagctccaagccaaatattcacacaagtctaaaaatattatacgaactcgctcacgcgatcaaaacacaaaataacatctaaaacaatgaatcgaacactaaaacacatgaattttaaggaaattttcaagaatttcTAAAATAACAGCCATTCGtgcgaatcctatcaaatcaacttcaacgacaccaaattttgcagataagttctaaataccatagtggacttattccaagtcccaaaatcaaattctgagttcgatagctaaaagtcaacctagagtcaaatctttcaacttcaaattgtcaaATTTCGTCAAATCAACATAAATCAGCCTACAAACTTCCGaaatcaatttcgggcatacgcccaagtccgaaattacgATACGCGCTATCTAATCCATAAAAACATAGTACCAggatcattttcacaaaagtcaaagtttggtcaacattttataatttaaacttctaagtcgaGAATCGAGGGTCCAAATCAATCAGAAAGCTTTCCGGAATGAAACTAACCGACCCCGCAattcataaaatcataaacacacatgtgtgaagcaatAAAAGAGGGTAACCTAgcgcaattacacaaaacgaccgatcaTGTCGTTACAATTTcgaaaaatttccaaaaacttacaaaatttcatgaacaaacacattttttattttttatttttttttgaaaaaaaggaaaaaaattcatGGACAAAAGTATTTCTTATTTTCATATCAACTATGTAAGAAAGGGGAAGAGGATCTTTTGCTTGAATCATGTGTGAATTTGTACAACTTCGAATCGATTTCTTATTCACTGAATGCTTTGTCAGCAGGAATAACTATTAGCTTGTGCAGGCAGCCTTGTTGCTGAAATAATTAAAAGACAGATAATATTTACACTGTTATATTTTCCAACGGAGAAAATACTTATTATTCCCTCCCTATTTTATTTGTGTTGAAAGTCATTTTAcgttattttctttcaatttctttgAAATGTCAGAATTTATCTTGAACCATCATAAAAATgcaatattaaaaatatattactttccttttcttttataaaAACGCAATGTTTTTCTTGAATGTTCCTACACGAATTGCTATACATTTGTCTAATTTTTTATATCTCCCTATCATACTCAAAATATAACTTAAGTATGATTACTCAAAGAAATTTTTAACGTTTTTACTTAAAAGATTTATGTCTTATTGTGCTAACACAATGTTATATATCTATATTTCAATTCCAAAATTTAAGATGATGATT
Proteins encoded in this window:
- the LOC142172045 gene encoding uncharacterized protein LOC142172045 — translated: MAIDDLDHENATVTAENASHASSNDEFEEGVTVAVTHPLYLAPGDTSGISLISFQLIGTDNYSLWYRSMRIALLIRNKLGIVDARWPKERFREKYWYQWERCNAIVLSWLMNSVAPVLISGIAYATNAQKVWTDLQERFDKVNDTRCYNLHKEIATLSQGTSSTSVYYSKLKDFWDESKYVIPTPDCDCVKTKEFIVHLRKQKVYQFLMGLNDSYSQARSQILMMKPLPSVNQAYAILMSDESQRAVAASAGILGSSPTVNATHSYDSTALYSAKPSFNPKYRKNYNIQYEFYKMKGHSKENCYKIIGYPSDHKFKKKEGAGVYNAIVEPGYTMPMYSNHVSHQASQQTSMPHLPTYQKPQQIMNQGVEFSQAVNQAQGHSGTLAGSSPIQAKRPYTVSSPQTQGSVFPFTKDQYDQIMHILNNSTLTSSTQANVAGTSTALLASTSPQEWIIDTGATNHMVSDANLLTKTSIVTPSKPRTVLLPNGDVTPMTHTGDNNISNRSTLKDVFYVPRFKFNLLSVSKVIRDLKCIAFFYPDFCVFQDLFSGRVRKIGRERDGLYFLQKYGGKMLTALSLATAGIKSRQGDTTIDVALWHKRLGHVSSIVLRKLFAAKLASINDTINKCSVCPCARQTRLSFPFSCIKTIAAFDLIHLDVWGPYSCATFDAVYFINRMPSSVLHGLSPFELLYGRTPNLGHFRILGCLCYATKVHETDKLLPRAKPVVLMGFSDTQKAYILLDLTSHYFFINKDVSFREDIFPFKDITDTSPPIFLPPELSSSSEEQPLLPLVPARHESTDSSSLH